A part of Betaproteobacteria bacterium genomic DNA contains:
- a CDS encoding restriction endonuclease subunit S encodes MYPAYKESGAVWLGVIPQHWRVGKLKNLIDPTRRITYGIVQAGPDTSGGVPYIRPADMTNEQGVTDPNALLRTTREIAEEYRRSLVRAGDLVCSIGPSFGKLMVVPGWLDGANLTQGTARIAVEAPNVARFVFWALRALPSVSQWEASIGGATFRALNLEPLANTLITIPPTSEQRLIAGFLDRETAKIDALIAEQEKLIALLTEKRQATISQAVTRGLDPDVPMKDSGVAWVGQVPDHWEIGTIKKWFVTSSGGTPDTARQDEFYADRGGYPWIRTTDLGNDRLATYEVAITEAAINASACAILPKNSVLVAMYGGEGTIGKNALLLFESCINQAVCALLPNEDFDSRYVWRFIQFFRPYWMIGAESSRKDPNISQALIRNAVMLRPPLHEQLAIADYLDVAGAKLDALEQDAERSIALLRERRSALITAGVTGQIDVRGAVQMAHEAPEGVTA; translated from the coding sequence ATGTATCCGGCGTACAAGGAAAGCGGCGCAGTCTGGCTCGGCGTCATACCGCAACACTGGCGAGTCGGAAAACTCAAAAACCTGATTGATCCTACGAGACGGATCACCTATGGCATTGTTCAGGCCGGCCCGGATACGTCTGGCGGAGTGCCTTACATTCGACCCGCTGACATGACCAACGAGCAAGGCGTCACCGATCCAAACGCTTTGCTTAGAACGACTCGAGAGATTGCTGAGGAGTATCGACGCAGCTTGGTACGCGCTGGCGACCTCGTGTGTTCGATCGGACCCAGTTTCGGAAAGCTCATGGTCGTTCCCGGGTGGCTTGATGGGGCAAATCTCACGCAGGGAACCGCACGGATAGCCGTCGAAGCGCCGAACGTCGCGAGGTTCGTATTCTGGGCACTTCGCGCGCTACCCTCAGTTTCTCAATGGGAGGCGAGCATAGGCGGCGCGACGTTTCGTGCGCTCAACTTGGAGCCCTTAGCGAATACATTGATCACCATTCCACCGACGTCGGAACAACGACTCATCGCGGGATTTCTCGACCGCGAAACCGCCAAGATCGATGCGCTGATCGCGGAGCAGGAGAAGCTCATTGCCCTGCTGACCGAGAAGCGGCAGGCCACCATCTCCCAAGCTGTCACCCGCGGTCTTGATCCCGATGTGCCGATGAAGGACTCTGGCGTGGCGTGGGTCGGACAGGTCCCGGACCACTGGGAGATCGGAACAATCAAGAAGTGGTTCGTGACGAGTAGCGGTGGGACGCCCGACACTGCCCGACAGGACGAGTTCTATGCTGATCGAGGTGGGTATCCGTGGATACGCACAACTGACCTTGGAAACGACCGGTTGGCGACGTATGAAGTAGCGATTACGGAAGCGGCCATCAATGCGAGCGCATGCGCGATCTTGCCGAAGAACAGCGTGCTCGTCGCCATGTATGGGGGAGAGGGAACAATCGGCAAGAACGCGTTGCTGCTCTTTGAGTCATGCATTAATCAAGCCGTGTGCGCTTTGCTTCCGAACGAGGATTTCGATAGCCGGTACGTGTGGCGATTCATTCAGTTCTTCAGGCCGTACTGGATGATCGGCGCGGAGAGTTCGAGGAAGGACCCCAACATTAGCCAAGCGCTGATTCGGAACGCAGTGATGCTGAGGCCGCCGCTCCACGAGCAACTTGCGATTGCTGACTATCTTGACGTCGCGGGAGCAAAGCTGGATGCCCTCGAGCAAGATGCTGAGCGTTCCATTGCGCTCCTCCGTGAACGCCGCTCCGCCCTCATCACCGCCGGCGTCACCGGCCAGATCGACGTGCGCGGTGCCGTCCAGATGGCTCACGAAGCGCCCGAGGGAGTCACCGCATGA